The genomic interval ATTTCTAAAAGAGGTGGAATTCCTGTTGAATTACCTTTTATAGAAATAGAGAATTTAAAGATAGATTTAAATAATCTAAGTAAGTATAAGGCTATTTTATTTAATTCACCTAATGGAGTGAAAGCATTTTTTGAAAATATAAAAGACATAAGAAGTCTAGCAAATATACAAATTGGAGCAGTTGGAGTAAAAACTAAAGAAGCTTTAGAAAAAAATAAGATTGTTCCAGATTTTGTTCCTGAAGAATATTTAGTAGATAAATTAGCAGAAGATGTAGTTAATTATACAGAAGAAAATGATAATATTTTAATAGTTACTTCTGATATTTCTCCTTGTGATACAGATAAATATAATTCTTTATATAAAAGAAATTATGAAAAAGTTGTGGCTTATAATACAAAAAAATTAAGAGTTGATAGAGAAAAAGTTCTTGAAACTTTAAAAGATATAGATATTATTACATTTTTAAGTTCTTCAACAGTAGAAGCTTTCTATGAAAGTTTAGATGGAGATTTCTTTATATTAGGAGATAAAAAAATAGCTTCTATTGGACCTATGACAAGTGAAACTATAAGAAGATTAGGAATGAAAGTAGATTATGAAGCAGAAAAATATACAGCTGATGGTATACTTGATGAGATATTTGGAGCATAGATGTTTGAAAAATTAAATCCTAGAAGTGCGAAAATAATTAAACAAAGTTCTACAATATATAATTTAAAATGGAAAGGAAATATAGAGTTTTTATTGTGTAGCCATGAAAATGGCCGTTCAGGTTGGTATTATATATTAAAAAATAATGAGCAAATATCTCATACTTACCATTATAGTGAAATTAATGATATATTCCTTCAAAAATTACAAAAAATAATAGATGATATTGAGAGTGGAAAATATAATAATAAAAAAACTCCAAGTGAAAAGATTAGATTGATAGTTGAAGAAAGAGGACTATATTCATTGATGAATAATACAAAGTGGAAAGAGCTTATAAGTGCTATCAAAGAAAAAATTCCTGATATTCCTATAAAATATAAGACATTATTTGAAGAAGAAAGCCCTGCCCATTATTGGACAATGGCAGGAGATGAATATTTTGAATATTTAAATATGGTATCTATCGAATGGTTTAAAATTTCTTGTGAAATAAAAGAAATTAAAAATAGAGGAAGATTAATTGAGGATAAAGTTACTATTTATGGCAAGAAAGCAGAAATATATGAAATTTTAGAAAAATTTCATATACCTTATGAATATGATGAGATAGAAAATGCTTTTATAATTTACGGGTATAAAAGTCAATAAGAAAGGAGTAATATTATGGCATACACATTAAAAGCAGTTACAATTCGTACAAACAATAGTGAAGAAGGTATTAGAAAAATAGCAGAATTATGGAGAGATGTCTTAACAGGAAAATTATCTCTTTTAGTTGACAGAATAGTCCCTATTTCACAATATAGTAATTATGAAAGTGATGAAAAAGGAGATTATGATATTAGTATAGTGGGAGTAGAGCATAATTTCTTTGAAGATATGGAAAAGGAAGTTAAAAAAGGTTTATATAAAAAATATGAAGCTGTTGATGAAAATGGTAATGTAGAAATGTGTACAAAAAAAGCTTGGGAAAATGTTTGGAATGATACCCATTCTGGAGTATTAAAAAGAGCTTTTACAGTAGATTATGAAAGTTCTGTCCCAAAAGAATTTTCAAAAGATGGAAAGGCACATTGTTATTTATATATAGCATTGAAATAAATATTACAGGAGGATAAAGATGACAAATAAATTTCAGACTTATGTAGATAGTATTCAAAGCAAAAGTAAATTAAAACTATTATTAGTTCCAATTCTAGTAACTATTCTGATAATAATTTTAAATCAACTATTAATAATTCCTTTTATATTTATTTTTAATGATGGTTTAAAAGAAGTTTTATCTTTTAGTGGAAGTTCAAATTTGGTAAGTGAAGCTATATCACTCTTTTTAGCGATATTTTTAATGACAAAAATTTCTAAAATAAGTACTGAGCAATTAGGTTTTTCAAAAGATAATATACTATCTTCGTATTTAAAGGGAGCTTTCTTTGGAACTTTACAAGTACTAAGTGTTTTCTTAATAATATTTTGCTTAAATGCGATAGACGTTTATTATGTTGCAAATATTCCTATCTTAATATTTATAAAAATACTCATCTTTTTTGTTTTTCAAGGTTTATTTGAAGAAATCTTATTTAGAGGCTATTTAATGCCAATGTTCACAAAGGTAATAGGAATAAAATTTACAATAATATTATTATCATTTCTTTTTACTTGTATTCATCTACTTAATCCCAATCTAAGTATGATTGGTTTAACAAATGTCTTTTTAGCAGGTGTAACATTTAGCTTGATATATTATTATACAGGAAATTTATGGTTAGTTGGAGCTATGCACACTCTTTGGAATTTTATCTTAGGTTTTGTAGTTGGCTCATATGTAAGTGGAATACCTACAATTTACTCTATATTCTTTTCTGTACCAATTGAAGGTAAAGATTTAATAAGTGGAGGAGAATTTGGATTTGAAGCTAGTATAGTTGAAACAATGCTTGAATTAGGAGTAAGTTTATTTGTAATTTATTTAATAAAAAAAGAGAAAAAAGGAGAAAATTATGAATAAAGAAATTTTAGAATTAGTTACAAAGATTTTTACATTTTTAAAACTGGAGGATTACACAAAGTTAACAAATATTTTAAACATGGTTCAAAAAGAATTTCCTGATTACTATAAATTTTTTGAAATTTTTAAAAATGTAAGTATGAATGATAAACTATCTGGTGGTTTGTCTGATATTCTTGGCTCTTTTACTTCAGGAGAAGGACTATTTGGATTACTAGGAAATAATACTGAAAATGAAGAAAAAAAGATTAATTCTCAAGAAAACTCATTAAAAGATGGAATAAAAGAAATTCTTAAAAATTATTCAGATTCAAGTGAAGAAAAAAGATTTTTAGAATTTTTATCAGAAAAGTTATAATATTTGGGAGGAATTATGAAGAGAAAAAATTTTATTTTAAGCACATTACTATTTTTATTTATCAGTATTTTAGGATTTGCAGTTGAAAATCCTAATTCTCTTACACCAGAGTCAGTTATGGAAGCTTTAAACCCTGACTTTGTAGAAGGAATAAAAGAATATAAACCAAATCTAGAGAATATTGATAAGGTCTTTAATTATATAGAAAAAAATATAAAGCAAAAAGGTAGAGCAATTTTTTATGGTAAACTAGATCAAGAAAAAAAAGAATTGATAGTGACTGATGAAAATAATAAGATCATTTATATTGAAAAACTTCCCGAAAAATTTGTAAATTCTACTCCTTATTTTGAAGTAAAACAAACTTATTCATTAAAAAATGGAAAAACTTTAAATTATTCTGAAATAAATTTAGAAACATTTGGTAAAAGAATTAAAATAAAAACTGAGACATTAAGTAAAAATAGAATAAATAAAAAAGATGCAATTGAAGCATTAAGTTTAATGAGTGATTTAAATAAAGCAGCTCAAAATGGTTATTCTAAAATTGAATATTCTAATATGGAAACATTCGATGAAAATGATAATCTAATTCTAACAGTAAAGTTCAAAAACAAAAAAATGGTAATAGAACAAGAAATAGAGGGCGATAAAGTTAAAATGATTACTTATTTTGATAACCTTAATACTATGAATGGAAAAATGGAAGCATATGTAAATGATACATTAGTTAGTAGCATGCAAATAAAAAATTCACTTCCTGAAGGTGAAAGTAAAATTTTTTATCCTAGTGGAAAAATTTTAACTGTAACTAATGTAAAAAATGGTACAATGGATGGTACAATGAAAGTTTTTTATGAAAATGGAAAAATAAGAATGATTGGTCATTTTAAAGATGGAAAAAAAGATGGCGAATTTATTGAATATGAAGAAGATGGAAGTATTGTAGATAAAGCTTTATATAAAAATGATGAAATGGTAAGTCAATAAAACTAAGAGACTGTTGCAAAATTAAAATTTCAATCCCAAAGTAAAAAATAAGTGAGTTACGAATGGAAATTTTAGATAAAAAATCAAATAGAATGAGCCGAGCAAATTCAGGAGTGTCTGAACGAAGTGAGTTTCCTGATTTGCAGCGAATTCTTGATTTTTTATCGTTAAGAAATTTACTCAGTAACGAACTATTTTTTACTTTTTATTATTTTGCAACAGCTCCTCTTAATTTCTTATTATAATGATTAATTAGTGTATTTTACTTTTCCTTTAACTATAGTCATACATACATTATAGTCTTTATCTAAAACTACTAAATCAGCATCCTTATTCTCTTTTATAAGACCACTATTTAATTTAAATTCTTTAGCAGCATTAGTTGAAGTCATTTTAAAAGCATCTGTTATACTATAACCTAAATCAATTAGATTCTTAAAAGCAATATCCATTCTAAGTACACTACCTGCTAAAGCATTATTTGATACAAGTCTTGCTTGTCCATCTTTTACATTGACATCTAGTTCACCTAACTTGTATTTACCTTCAGCCAATCCTGTTGCAGACATAGCATCTGTAATACATACTACCTTATCTACTCCTTTTATCTTTATAAGAGTTCTTACAGCTTCTGGATGAACATGAACCTTATCAAAAATTATTTCAGCCATAATATTATCTGAATTAAAAACTGCTCCTACAACTCCAGGTTCTCTATGAGTAAATCCTTTCATAGCATTAAATGTATGAGTTGCATGAGAAAGTCCATAGTCAACTGCCTTTATAACAGCTTCATAAGTTGCATTTGAATGTCCCACAGAAACAACTACTCCTCTGTCAGATAAATATTTTATAGCTTCTAAGTTTTCTTGAGTATGAGGAGAAATAGAGAATAATTTTATTAATCCATCTTTTACAGATAGATATTCTTCAAGTTCTTCTATTCCAGCAGGTTTAATATATTTTTCGTTTTGAGCTCCCTTATATTCAACAGCAAAATAAGGTCCTTCCATATGTACACCAAAAATATTAGCTCCATCTATTTCTTTATTTTGTAATTTTCCTGCAATTTCTAAAACATTTTTTAATTCATCTTTAGTGCTTGTTAAAGTTGTAACTAAGAAATTAGCTGTTCCTTCTTTTGCTAAATATTTTGAAATTCTTCTTAGAGCTTCTTCATCTATATCCATTGCATCTGCTCCATCTGCACCATGAACATGAACATCTACAAAGGCAGGTCCTAAATATTTCCCCTCTAGATCTATAAGTTCATCATAAGTAATTTGACTTAAATCAGAATCTTTTGAAAATATCTTTTCTATTTTATCTTCACAAAGTAAAACTGTAGCTTTTTCTATTTTATTTTCTAAAACTAAATTTGCATTTTTTAATAATATTTTTTTCATTTTATCACCCCTATTTTAAATTTTATAGCAAATTTTAAAATAAATCAATAATTATATTGACAAAGTCAATAGTAAATTTATAAAATAAATAAATACTTAAATATGATGGAGGAAAAAATATGATTTATGGAGAATTAAAAGATATTAAAAATTATAAAGGACTTAATAAAAATTTAGATAAAGCTATTGATTTTATTGCTGATAAGAAATATCTAAATGCAAACTTTGGAAAAAACTTAATAGAAGGAAATAGTATTTACTTTGACTATCCTGAAAAAGTAATGACTAGGGAAAATAAAGATATTGAATCAGAATATCATAAAAAATATGCAGATATACATATAGTTCTTGAAGGAGAAGAAATTATTGGATATACATCTTTTGAAGACTGTGTTGAAACTAAAGCATATAATAGTGAAAAAGATATTGCTTTTGTTAAGGGAGAAAATCAAGCAGAAGTCTTATTAAATGGAAAGAACTTTGCATTATTTTTTACTGAAGAAGTACATCTTCCTCTTCTAAAAGTTGGAGAAATTAAAGAAATTAAAAAAGTTGTTTTTAAAATCGAATTTTAAATCAGGGTACTATTATAAAAATAAAAGCTAATTTTCTTACAAAAATGTCCAATTTAGAAACAAGAAAAACTTGACTTTTCGTTACTAATGAGCTAATATATATCTATAGTTCATAATACTAATTTCGGAGGTTCTAAAATGAAATTAAAAAAAGTTTGGAAATTGCTTGCATTGGTGTCACTTATTTTTCTTTTAATTAGCTGTGGTAAAAAGAAAGAAGAAAAACCGTTGGTAATGGGATTATCTCCTATAGCCAATTCAGAAAAACTTCTTGAGGATGCAGCTCCTTTATATAAAATGTTAGGTGACGATATTGGAAGACCTGTTGAAGGTTATATCGCTACTAACTATATTGGTGTTGTTGAAGCATTGGGAACAGGAACTATTGACTTTGCATTAATACCACCATTTGCATATATTCTTGCAAATAAGAAAAATGGTTCTGAAGCATTATTGACAAGTATTGGAAAAAATGATGAACCTGGATATTATTCTGTTTTACTTGTAAGAACTGATAGTGGAATTGAAAAAGTTGAAGATTTAAAAGGTAAAAAAGTTGCCTTTGTTGATCCTTCATCAACTTCAGGATATATTTTCCCAGCAGTTATTCTAATGGATCATGGAATAGATGTAGAACAAGATGTCACTTATCAATTTGCTGGAGGGCATGATAAAGCATTACAATTATTAATAAATGGTGATGTAGATGCTATTGGAACTTATGAAAGTGCAATTACAAAATTTGCCAAAGAATTTCCAGAAGTAACTGAAAAAGTTAAAGTGTTAGAAAAGAGTGATTTAATACCTGGTATAACTTTAACTGTATCATCAAAACTTGATGATGCTACAAAACAAAAAATTAAAGATGCCTTTATTAAAGTTACTAATTCAAAAGAAGGACAAGAATTAACTTTAAAATTATTCGGTATAAAAGGTTTTGAAGATGCTAAAGTTGATAATTATAAGCTTATTGAAGACAAACTTAATAAAATGGGTATAGATATAGAAAAAGTTAAATAAAATTAACATAAATAAGAGGGCTATACATTAGCCCTTTTTTTATAAAAGACATAAGGAGGTGCCAAGTGGAAACAATTATAGAAGTAAAAAATTTAAAAAAGAATTATGGCGACAGAGAAATTCTAAAAGACATATCATTTTCTATAGAAAAAGGAGAAATTATCTCTATAATAGGTGAAAGTGGTGCAGGAAAATCTACTTTAATGAGATGTATAAATGGTTTAGAAGGTATTAATTCTGGAAGTATAAAATTCTATGATACTGACATAACTAAACTAAAAGAAAAAGAAAGAAACTCAATAAAGAAGCAAATGGCTTATGTTTTTCAGGATCTAAATATAATAGATAATATGTATGTAATAGAAAATGTACTAATTCCTTTTTTGAATAGAAAAAATTTTATTCAAGTTCTTCTAAATAGATTTTCTAGAGCAGAATATGAAAGAGCTTTATATTGTTTAGAGAAAGTTGGAATATCAAAATTAGCTTATACTAAAGCTAAATATTTATCAGGTGGAGAAAAACAAAGAGTTGCCATAGCTCGTTCTATTGCTCCTAATGTTGATTTAATCTTGGCTGATGAACCTATAAGTAGTTTAGATGAGAAGAATTCTTTTCAAATTATGGAAATTTTTAAAAGAATAAATGCTAAAAAGAATAAGACAATTATATTAAATTTACACAATGTTGAGATTGCAAAAAAGTTTTCAGATAAGATTTTAGCTTTAAAAAATGGAGAAATATTTTTCTTTAAAAAAAGTAGTGAGGTAAACGAAGATGACATTAGACAAGTTTATCAAAGTTCATAATACTAAGACTTTTTTAAAGATTTTAACAATAGTAATTGTTTTGACCTTATTCTTTTTTACTTTAAATTTAGATTTTCAAGACTATATTGATGGCTTTTCTAG from Fusobacterium pseudoperiodonticum carries:
- a CDS encoding DUF6678 family protein, coding for MFEKLNPRSAKIIKQSSTIYNLKWKGNIEFLLCSHENGRSGWYYILKNNEQISHTYHYSEINDIFLQKLQKIIDDIESGKYNNKKTPSEKIRLIVEERGLYSLMNNTKWKELISAIKEKIPDIPIKYKTLFEEESPAHYWTMAGDEYFEYLNMVSIEWFKISCEIKEIKNRGRLIEDKVTIYGKKAEIYEILEKFHIPYEYDEIENAFIIYGYKSQ
- a CDS encoding GyrI-like domain-containing protein encodes the protein MAYTLKAVTIRTNNSEEGIRKIAELWRDVLTGKLSLLVDRIVPISQYSNYESDEKGDYDISIVGVEHNFFEDMEKEVKKGLYKKYEAVDENGNVEMCTKKAWENVWNDTHSGVLKRAFTVDYESSVPKEFSKDGKAHCYLYIALK
- a CDS encoding CPBP family intramembrane glutamic endopeptidase translates to MTNKFQTYVDSIQSKSKLKLLLVPILVTILIIILNQLLIIPFIFIFNDGLKEVLSFSGSSNLVSEAISLFLAIFLMTKISKISTEQLGFSKDNILSSYLKGAFFGTLQVLSVFLIIFCLNAIDVYYVANIPILIFIKILIFFVFQGLFEEILFRGYLMPMFTKVIGIKFTIILLSFLFTCIHLLNPNLSMIGLTNVFLAGVTFSLIYYYTGNLWLVGAMHTLWNFILGFVVGSYVSGIPTIYSIFFSVPIEGKDLISGGEFGFEASIVETMLELGVSLFVIYLIKKEKKGENYE
- a CDS encoding toxin-antitoxin system YwqK family antitoxin — translated: MKRKNFILSTLLFLFISILGFAVENPNSLTPESVMEALNPDFVEGIKEYKPNLENIDKVFNYIEKNIKQKGRAIFYGKLDQEKKELIVTDENNKIIYIEKLPEKFVNSTPYFEVKQTYSLKNGKTLNYSEINLETFGKRIKIKTETLSKNRINKKDAIEALSLMSDLNKAAQNGYSKIEYSNMETFDENDNLILTVKFKNKKMVIEQEIEGDKVKMITYFDNLNTMNGKMEAYVNDTLVSSMQIKNSLPEGESKIFYPSGKILTVTNVKNGTMDGTMKVFYENGKIRMIGHFKDGKKDGEFIEYEEDGSIVDKALYKNDEMVSQ
- a CDS encoding riboflavin synthase subunit alpha, with the translated sequence MEILDKKSNRMSRANSGVSERSEFPDLQRILDFLSLRNLLSNELFFTFYYFATAPLNFLL
- the nagA gene encoding N-acetylglucosamine-6-phosphate deacetylase; protein product: MKKILLKNANLVLENKIEKATVLLCEDKIEKIFSKDSDLSQITYDELIDLEGKYLGPAFVDVHVHGADGADAMDIDEEALRRISKYLAKEGTANFLVTTLTSTKDELKNVLEIAGKLQNKEIDGANIFGVHMEGPYFAVEYKGAQNEKYIKPAGIEELEEYLSVKDGLIKLFSISPHTQENLEAIKYLSDRGVVVSVGHSNATYEAVIKAVDYGLSHATHTFNAMKGFTHREPGVVGAVFNSDNIMAEIIFDKVHVHPEAVRTLIKIKGVDKVVCITDAMSATGLAEGKYKLGELDVNVKDGQARLVSNNALAGSVLRMDIAFKNLIDLGYSITDAFKMTSTNAAKEFKLNSGLIKENKDADLVVLDKDYNVCMTIVKGKVKYTN
- a CDS encoding YhcH/YjgK/YiaL family protein, whose translation is MIYGELKDIKNYKGLNKNLDKAIDFIADKKYLNANFGKNLIEGNSIYFDYPEKVMTRENKDIESEYHKKYADIHIVLEGEEIIGYTSFEDCVETKAYNSEKDIAFVKGENQAEVLLNGKNFALFFTEEVHLPLLKVGEIKEIKKVVFKIEF
- a CDS encoding phosphate/phosphite/phosphonate ABC transporter substrate-binding protein is translated as MKLKKVWKLLALVSLIFLLISCGKKKEEKPLVMGLSPIANSEKLLEDAAPLYKMLGDDIGRPVEGYIATNYIGVVEALGTGTIDFALIPPFAYILANKKNGSEALLTSIGKNDEPGYYSVLLVRTDSGIEKVEDLKGKKVAFVDPSSTSGYIFPAVILMDHGIDVEQDVTYQFAGGHDKALQLLINGDVDAIGTYESAITKFAKEFPEVTEKVKVLEKSDLIPGITLTVSSKLDDATKQKIKDAFIKVTNSKEGQELTLKLFGIKGFEDAKVDNYKLIEDKLNKMGIDIEKVK
- the phnC gene encoding phosphonate ABC transporter ATP-binding protein → METIIEVKNLKKNYGDREILKDISFSIEKGEIISIIGESGAGKSTLMRCINGLEGINSGSIKFYDTDITKLKEKERNSIKKQMAYVFQDLNIIDNMYVIENVLIPFLNRKNFIQVLLNRFSRAEYERALYCLEKVGISKLAYTKAKYLSGGEKQRVAIARSIAPNVDLILADEPISSLDEKNSFQIMEIFKRINAKKNKTIILNLHNVEIAKKFSDKILALKNGEIFFFKKSSEVNEDDIRQVYQSS